The following coding sequences are from one Tolumonas lignilytica window:
- a CDS encoding tetratricopeptide repeat protein, with the protein MRSIWILFSLFASTAVYAAGNGSAAPTGTTAPTGTTTDATTSNPDFIPPSTAIFSGIESPPTVTPGNSSGQQFSQSVNKALNIAPKEGTASDNSNNTGPKPLDVAPLAVPESPDKQEASAASGHAPKKENIPDEVLKLSVNTPTSDLPVIQIYSQEELIKLINEGKHLERVEKIDECQLVTDIEARAKVVMLPAYEYLWGDMQLTGTCTALNVESGLEYLWKAANQGMPAALEHLARYYAKGRYVQRDPQQAAILMHEAAGQGYLKAQIGWVQMLVSGLGSPLDYEEAYSWLHHSVISDDKQYKQAALLLTRLAQKMPPNVVSRAKNFRWQ; encoded by the coding sequence ATGCGCAGTATTTGGATATTATTTAGTTTGTTTGCCAGCACTGCCGTGTATGCCGCAGGGAATGGTTCTGCCGCGCCGACAGGGACCACTGCGCCGACCGGAACAACCACAGATGCAACAACCTCTAATCCGGATTTTATTCCGCCGAGTACCGCAATTTTCAGTGGTATTGAAAGCCCTCCGACGGTAACGCCAGGCAACTCTTCCGGACAACAGTTTTCTCAATCCGTAAATAAAGCACTCAATATTGCACCGAAAGAAGGGACGGCTTCCGATAATAGTAATAATACCGGGCCAAAACCATTGGATGTGGCTCCTTTGGCGGTTCCCGAATCGCCTGATAAACAAGAAGCGTCAGCCGCCTCAGGTCATGCACCTAAAAAGGAAAATATACCGGATGAAGTGTTAAAGCTTTCGGTCAACACGCCAACATCTGATTTGCCAGTGATCCAGATATACTCCCAGGAGGAGTTGATCAAATTGATCAACGAAGGCAAGCATTTGGAACGGGTTGAAAAAATTGATGAGTGCCAGTTAGTGACAGATATCGAGGCCAGGGCCAAGGTAGTTATGTTACCTGCCTATGAATATTTATGGGGCGATATGCAGCTGACCGGAACCTGTACGGCTCTCAATGTGGAATCTGGTCTTGAATATCTTTGGAAGGCTGCCAATCAGGGGATGCCTGCGGCACTGGAGCATTTGGCGCGTTATTATGCCAAAGGGCGCTATGTACAACGCGATCCGCAGCAAGCGGCAATACTGATGCATGAAGCAGCAGGGCAAGGCTATCTCAAGGCGCAGATCGGTTGGGTGCAGATGCTGGTGTCTGGTTTAGGTAGTCCGCTGGACTACGAAGAAGCTTACAGTTGGTTGCACCATTCTGTGATCAGTGATGATAAGCAATACAAGCAAGCCGCATTATTATTGACCCGATTGGCTCAAAAAATGCCGCCCAACGTAGTGAGCAGGGCAAAGAATTTTCGCTGGCAATAA
- a CDS encoding peptidoglycan DD-metalloendopeptidase family protein: protein MPSKLTFLLIAVSAAPCLAHAGSVYRYVDDNGVVSFTDQYARAAPYNPVEVDVWEPDQDAVTLRYTKMGNLYLYNSLYGPVTVMLKLNQRDNVIAHKDLSKPIVIAARTEVFVDQVHYLGQGTLEFSYHFSVGTPTDIQEDHSRLQPPFTGSFQISQGFNGGYSHHLPGNRYAMDIAMPEGTPILAAKSGTVLDMRDSYAGHSIDPQERAKTNYIRLLHADGTMTLYAHLKTHSCVVKPGQQVKTGQLLALSGNTGYSTGPHLHFAVQRNDGSQLVSIPFSLQGIIPQKGVWLAGQTASTR from the coding sequence ATGCCAAGTAAGCTGACCTTCCTGTTGATCGCCGTATCGGCAGCGCCATGCCTTGCTCATGCAGGCTCAGTGTATCGATATGTTGATGATAACGGTGTGGTCAGTTTTACCGATCAATATGCCCGAGCGGCACCCTACAATCCGGTTGAAGTGGATGTGTGGGAGCCGGATCAGGATGCGGTGACATTGCGTTATACCAAGATGGGCAATCTCTATTTGTACAATAGCCTGTATGGCCCAGTCACCGTGATGTTAAAACTGAATCAACGGGATAACGTGATTGCTCATAAGGATTTATCCAAGCCGATTGTGATTGCGGCCAGAACAGAAGTGTTTGTGGATCAGGTGCACTATCTCGGGCAGGGAACACTGGAGTTTAGTTATCACTTTTCGGTGGGGACGCCAACGGATATTCAGGAAGATCATTCCCGGCTGCAGCCTCCTTTTACCGGTAGTTTTCAGATTTCTCAGGGGTTTAATGGCGGATACAGCCATCATCTGCCGGGCAACCGCTATGCCATGGATATCGCCATGCCGGAAGGGACACCGATACTGGCTGCTAAATCAGGCACCGTACTGGATATGCGGGATAGCTATGCCGGACACAGTATCGATCCGCAGGAAAGAGCCAAAACCAATTACATCCGGTTATTGCATGCCGATGGCACGATGACATTGTATGCCCATTTAAAAACGCACAGCTGTGTGGTCAAGCCCGGACAACAGGTGAAAACAGGACAACTGCTGGCCTTATCGGGTAATACCGGTTACAGCACAGGCCCGCATCTGCATTTTGCCGTACAACGCAATGACGGTTCGCAATTAGTCTCAATTCCTTTTAGTTTACAGGGTATTATACCGCAAAAAGGCGTTTGGTTGGCTGGACAGACGGCATCTACGCGTTAA
- the birA gene encoding bifunctional biotin--[acetyl-CoA-carboxylase] ligase/biotin operon repressor BirA: protein MKQLTSRQQLLLNMLADGAFHSGEQIGSRLGISRAAISQQIKNLRQLGLEIFSITGKGYRLNSPLQLLNPELLRQHLHGAPIHTCAVIDSTNQYMMGHLARWQKGECLLAEMQTAGRGRRGRQWHSPFGSQFIMSMYWRLDAGPVAAMGLSLAIGVAVVRTLEALGYQGLSLKWPNDIYMARRKLAGILVEMSAAVGGLCHLVIGVGINLNLPEEVILRLDQPCAHLAEQPVTVERNYLSAAIIDALREALTLFEQHGLTPFLMDWNRLDMFMQQPVKLLLADQVIQGIYCGIDTQGNMLLQDKEGIRQFVGGEISLRADI, encoded by the coding sequence ATGAAGCAACTGACGTCGCGGCAGCAATTATTGCTAAATATGCTGGCAGATGGTGCTTTTCACTCCGGAGAACAGATCGGCTCTCGCCTTGGCATCAGCCGGGCGGCCATTAGTCAGCAAATAAAAAATTTGCGCCAGTTAGGGCTGGAGATCTTCAGCATCACGGGTAAAGGCTATCGCTTGAATTCACCGCTGCAATTGCTGAATCCCGAACTGCTACGCCAGCACCTGCACGGAGCACCTATACATACCTGCGCGGTGATTGATTCCACCAATCAATACATGATGGGCCATCTGGCTCGCTGGCAGAAAGGCGAATGTCTGCTGGCAGAAATGCAAACAGCAGGGCGAGGCCGTCGAGGCCGGCAATGGCATTCCCCTTTCGGCAGCCAATTTATCATGAGTATGTACTGGCGGCTTGATGCTGGGCCCGTCGCGGCAATGGGATTAAGTCTGGCCATTGGTGTTGCGGTCGTGCGAACACTGGAAGCATTAGGCTATCAGGGGCTCAGTTTAAAGTGGCCAAATGATATTTACATGGCGCGCCGAAAGCTGGCGGGTATCTTGGTTGAGATGTCGGCTGCCGTTGGTGGCTTGTGTCATCTGGTCATTGGAGTTGGCATTAATCTCAACTTACCGGAAGAAGTGATACTTCGTCTGGATCAACCCTGTGCCCATCTGGCTGAACAGCCAGTGACGGTTGAACGTAATTACTTAAGTGCGGCTATTATCGATGCATTGCGCGAAGCATTAACGTTGTTCGAGCAACATGGCTTGACGCCTTTCTTGATGGACTGGAATCGTCTGGACATGTTTATGCAACAACCGGTTAAGTTGTTATTGGCTGATCAGGTGATACAGGGGATTTACTGCGGCATCGATACGCAGGGCAATATGTTGTTGCAGGATAAAGAGGGCATACGTCAGTTTGTCGGCGGTGAAATATCACTACGCGCCGACATCTGA
- a CDS encoding cytochrome C assembly family protein has product MMLIVALLSISFYLLAASLTLRQFLNTRQHAGKRILAIAWSAMCFHLLVLGVTIVQAAPVQNMSVLNVASLIALLINILLTIISQKQNSWILLPFAYAFTVVLLFSSLFIPDHYLTSLNNRPGLVIHIALALLSYAMMSIASLFALLQVYLNHQLKHRRKLNLQNVPPLLSIEKQLVRLLQIGGVLLTLSISSGFLFLDNMLAPSNIDKVGVSVVAWCLYATLLWGHYQRGWRGQRLVVLTLTGNVLLAVAYFGSRLLHQLLS; this is encoded by the coding sequence ATGATGCTAATTGTGGCGTTACTGAGCATTAGCTTTTATCTGCTCGCAGCCAGCCTGACACTGCGGCAATTTCTCAATACCCGACAGCATGCGGGAAAACGCATTCTGGCTATTGCATGGTCAGCCATGTGTTTTCATCTGTTGGTTCTCGGCGTGACGATTGTTCAGGCGGCCCCCGTACAAAACATGAGTGTGCTGAATGTAGCTTCACTGATCGCCTTGTTAATCAATATCTTGCTTACAATTATCAGCCAGAAACAAAATAGCTGGATTTTACTGCCATTTGCCTATGCCTTTACGGTCGTTCTGCTGTTTAGCAGTCTGTTCATTCCTGACCACTATCTGACCAGTCTGAATAACCGTCCGGGACTGGTGATCCATATTGCACTGGCGCTGCTGTCTTATGCCATGATGAGCATTGCCAGCTTGTTTGCGCTATTACAGGTTTATTTAAACCATCAGCTCAAACACCGCCGCAAATTGAATTTACAGAATGTTCCACCGCTATTAAGCATTGAAAAACAACTGGTTCGCTTATTACAGATCGGCGGCGTATTGCTGACATTATCCATCAGCAGTGGTTTCTTATTTCTTGATAACATGCTGGCACCGAGCAATATCGATAAAGTCGGCGTCTCTGTCGTCGCCTGGTGTCTTTATGCCACCTTGCTCTGGGGACATTATCAGCGGGGATGGCGCGGTCAGCGTCTGGTCGTGCTGACGCTCACCGGTAATGTCTTGCTGGCGGTTGCTTATTTTGGCAGTCGCCTGCTGCATCAACTGCTTTCATGA
- the ffh gene encoding signal recognition particle protein gives MFENLTERLSATLRNISGRGRLTDENIKDTLREVRMALLEADVALPVVKEFVNRVKERAVGQEVSKSLSPGQAFIKIVHGELIAVMGEANQDLDLATQPPAILLMAGLQGAGKTTSVAKLARFLTERQKKKVLVVSADVYRPAAIKQLETLANDIGVEFFPSSTAQTPAEIAAAALDSARKRYFDVLIVDTAGRLHVDSEMMEEIQQLHKQLNPIETLFVVDAMTGQDAANTAKAFSEALPLTGVILTKADGDARGGAALSVRHITGKPIKFIGMGEKTDALEPFHPDRIASRILGMGDVLSLIEEMERNVDKEKATKLAQKVQKGKGFDLEDFREQLVQMRNMGGMMSMLDKLPGVAGLPDNVKGQLDDKLTVRMEAIINSMTPAERRNPDIIKGSRKRRIAMGSGTEIQDVNRMLKQFDQMQKMMKKVAGKGGLRKMMGSMRNMLPPGGFGRGGF, from the coding sequence ATGTTTGAGAATTTAACCGAGCGTCTATCCGCCACGTTGCGCAACATTAGCGGGCGTGGGCGTCTTACTGACGAAAATATTAAAGATACACTGCGCGAAGTGCGTATGGCTCTGCTGGAGGCCGATGTTGCACTGCCAGTAGTGAAAGAGTTTGTGAATCGCGTCAAAGAGCGTGCAGTAGGGCAGGAGGTCAGCAAGAGCCTCAGTCCAGGACAGGCCTTTATAAAGATCGTCCATGGCGAGCTGATCGCGGTCATGGGGGAGGCCAACCAGGATTTGGATCTCGCCACACAGCCACCGGCTATCTTATTGATGGCGGGTTTGCAGGGGGCTGGTAAAACCACCTCTGTGGCAAAACTGGCGAGATTCTTGACGGAACGTCAAAAGAAAAAGGTGCTGGTTGTATCTGCCGACGTCTATCGTCCAGCGGCGATCAAGCAGTTGGAAACACTGGCCAATGATATTGGCGTGGAATTCTTCCCGAGTTCAACAGCCCAGACCCCTGCTGAAATCGCGGCAGCGGCGCTGGATAGTGCTCGTAAACGTTATTTTGATGTGTTGATTGTCGATACGGCAGGCCGTTTACACGTCGATAGCGAGATGATGGAAGAGATCCAACAGTTGCACAAACAACTGAATCCTATCGAAACGCTGTTTGTGGTTGATGCCATGACCGGGCAAGATGCTGCCAATACGGCCAAAGCTTTCAGTGAAGCACTGCCTCTGACCGGCGTGATCCTGACCAAGGCGGATGGTGATGCCCGTGGCGGTGCGGCACTCTCTGTACGGCACATCACGGGCAAACCGATCAAGTTCATCGGTATGGGTGAAAAAACCGATGCGCTGGAACCATTCCATCCGGATCGTATTGCATCGCGCATTCTTGGCATGGGTGACGTACTGTCTCTGATCGAAGAGATGGAACGTAACGTTGATAAAGAAAAAGCCACAAAGCTCGCGCAGAAAGTACAGAAAGGGAAAGGTTTCGATCTGGAAGATTTCCGCGAACAATTAGTTCAGATGCGTAACATGGGTGGCATGATGAGCATGCTGGATAAGTTACCGGGTGTTGCGGGACTGCCTGATAATGTGAAAGGGCAATTGGATGATAAATTGACTGTCCGCATGGAAGCTATCATCAACTCTATGACGCCAGCAGAGCGTCGGAACCCGGATATTATCAAAGGTTCCCGTAAACGCCGCATCGCAATGGGCTCTGGTACCGAAATTCAAGATGTTAACCGCATGCTGAAACAATTCGACCAGATGCAAAAAATGATGAAAAAGGTGGCTGGTAAAGGTGGCCTGCGCAAAATGATGGGTAGCATGCGGAATATGTTACCGCCAGGTGGTTTTGGCCGCGGTGGTTTTTAA
- the coaA gene encoding type I pantothenate kinase — protein sequence MTADPQHLSPYLHFFREQWAHLRDSVPLSLTEQDLIDLRGIHDELSLDEVRDIYLPLSRLLNLYVKARQHRSKVIEQFLGTNSERVPYVISIAGSVAVGKSTTARILQALLEHWPEHPKVELITTDGFLYPNRVLEERGLMKKKGFPQSYDMRRLVNFVADIKAGKQRVEAPIYSHHIYDIIPDQVKVVEQPDILIIEGLNVLQSGMDYPHDPHRVFVSDFVDFSIYVDADKQLLKEWYIQRFLRFRKSAFSDPSSYFHHYSHFDETDAAATASRIWDEINYPNLIANILPTRERANLILTKGSQHAIEQVRLRK from the coding sequence ATGACTGCAGATCCACAACATCTCTCGCCTTATTTACATTTTTTCCGCGAACAGTGGGCTCATCTGCGAGACTCAGTCCCTCTTTCCTTGACCGAACAAGACTTGATTGATTTGCGCGGTATTCATGATGAATTATCGTTGGATGAAGTCCGTGATATCTATCTGCCTTTATCCCGTTTACTGAATTTATATGTCAAAGCCCGTCAGCATCGCAGTAAAGTCATTGAGCAATTTCTTGGCACTAACAGCGAACGTGTGCCTTATGTGATCAGTATTGCCGGTAGCGTTGCTGTCGGTAAAAGTACCACTGCGCGCATTTTGCAGGCATTGCTGGAGCACTGGCCTGAGCATCCAAAAGTCGAGTTAATTACCACCGACGGTTTTCTTTATCCTAACCGCGTTTTGGAAGAACGGGGCTTGATGAAGAAAAAAGGATTTCCACAATCCTATGATATGCGTCGGTTAGTTAATTTTGTTGCGGATATTAAAGCGGGCAAACAGCGTGTTGAAGCGCCTATTTATTCGCATCATATCTATGACATCATTCCTGATCAGGTCAAGGTTGTTGAACAACCCGATATTCTGATCATTGAAGGATTGAATGTATTGCAGAGCGGAATGGATTATCCTCATGATCCACATCGGGTTTTTGTCTCTGATTTTGTCGATTTTTCTATTTATGTAGATGCCGATAAGCAACTGTTGAAAGAGTGGTATATTCAGCGTTTTCTGCGTTTCCGTAAGAGTGCTTTTTCTGATCCATCCAGTTACTTCCATCATTATTCCCATTTTGATGAAACTGATGCCGCTGCAACTGCCAGCCGTATCTGGGATGAGATCAATTATCCGAATTTGATTGCAAATATTTTACCCACCCGCGAGCGGGCTAATCTGATCCTGACCAAAGGAAGTCAGCACGCCATTGAACAGGTCAGACTGCGAAAATAA
- the rimI gene encoding ribosomal protein S18-alanine N-acetyltransferase, with product MNIEFLVPNKTHLQALYDIECRAHPYPWSYHLLGSNFGDRYCNGAMLYQQKLIGFYIADLLLDESTLLNICIDPAWQGRGLGQQLMTNYLQQTAAKGCTQWWLEVRVSNTTAQNLYRKLNYHEVGVRRNYYQNGAASEDALVLQRCLD from the coding sequence ATGAATATTGAATTTCTCGTTCCGAACAAGACACATCTGCAAGCGCTGTATGACATTGAATGTCGGGCGCACCCCTATCCCTGGAGTTACCATTTGCTGGGTTCTAACTTCGGCGATCGTTACTGCAATGGTGCCATGCTGTATCAGCAAAAACTGATCGGGTTTTATATTGCCGATCTTTTGTTGGATGAAAGCACGTTGCTGAATATTTGTATTGATCCGGCTTGGCAAGGGCGAGGGTTGGGCCAACAGTTGATGACGAATTATCTGCAGCAGACGGCGGCGAAAGGTTGCACTCAGTGGTGGTTAGAGGTTCGGGTTTCCAATACGACTGCACAAAATTTGTATCGGAAGCTGAACTATCATGAGGTCGGTGTACGCAGGAACTATTATCAAAATGGGGCAGCCAGCGAAGATGCGCTCGTGCTGCAACGTTGTCTGGACTGA
- a CDS encoding Re/Si-specific NAD(P)(+) transhydrogenase subunit alpha yields MQIGIPRESLAGETRVAATPNTVEQLKKLGFDVVVESGAGALASFDDAVYLAAGATMAKAADIWQSDIIYKVNAPSDAEIALIKEGATLVSFLWPAQNPELVAKLSTKKINVLAMDMVPRISRAQSLDALSSMANIGGYRAVVEAAHAFGRFFTGQITAAGKVPPAKVLVIGAGVAGLAAIGAAGSLGAIVRAFDTRLEVAEQIESMGGEFLKLDFGGEDGSSSDGYAKVMSDEFIKAEMALFAEQAKDVDIIITTALIPGKPAPKLITKEMVDSMKAGSVIVDLAAATGGNCEYTVPGELSVTASGVKVIGYTDLPGRLPTQSSQLYATNLVNLSKLLCKEKDGNINLDFDDVVLRNMTVVHQGEVTFPPPAISVSAAPKQEAAKPAAKKAEEKKPSKLKYWLGALGLVLFGMAGHAAPPEFLSHFTVFVLACVVGYYVVWNVTHSLHTPLMSVTNAISGIIVVGALLQIGSDSGLVKGLAFFAVLIATINIVGGFTVTQRMLKMFRKG; encoded by the coding sequence ATGCAGATTGGAATACCGAGAGAAAGCCTTGCCGGTGAGACACGGGTTGCCGCAACCCCGAACACCGTTGAGCAACTAAAAAAACTCGGCTTCGACGTGGTTGTCGAGTCTGGCGCTGGCGCTCTGGCCAGCTTTGATGATGCCGTTTATCTGGCCGCGGGCGCCACAATGGCAAAAGCGGCCGACATTTGGCAATCCGATATCATTTACAAGGTCAACGCGCCGTCTGATGCCGAAATCGCTTTGATCAAAGAAGGGGCGACTCTGGTCAGCTTCCTGTGGCCGGCGCAAAATCCTGAGCTGGTGGCCAAACTGTCCACCAAAAAAATCAATGTGCTGGCCATGGATATGGTGCCACGTATTTCCCGTGCTCAGTCACTGGATGCGCTCTCCTCCATGGCCAACATCGGTGGTTACCGCGCTGTCGTGGAAGCGGCTCACGCCTTTGGTCGCTTCTTCACCGGTCAAATCACAGCCGCGGGTAAAGTGCCGCCGGCGAAAGTACTGGTTATCGGTGCCGGGGTGGCTGGTCTCGCCGCGATTGGTGCCGCCGGTTCGCTGGGCGCGATTGTGCGTGCGTTTGATACCCGTCTGGAAGTGGCTGAACAAATCGAGTCCATGGGTGGCGAGTTCCTGAAACTCGACTTCGGTGGCGAAGACGGTTCTTCTTCTGACGGTTACGCCAAAGTCATGTCCGATGAATTCATCAAAGCGGAAATGGCGTTATTTGCCGAGCAGGCCAAAGACGTGGATATCATCATTACCACGGCCCTCATTCCGGGCAAACCCGCACCGAAACTCATCACCAAAGAGATGGTCGATTCGATGAAAGCCGGCTCGGTGATTGTAGACTTGGCTGCTGCGACCGGTGGTAACTGCGAATATACCGTACCGGGCGAACTGTCCGTGACCGCCTCCGGGGTGAAAGTGATTGGTTACACCGACCTGCCGGGTCGTCTGCCAACCCAATCTTCGCAACTGTATGCGACTAACCTGGTGAACCTGTCGAAACTGTTGTGCAAAGAGAAAGACGGCAATATCAACCTCGACTTTGACGATGTCGTCCTGCGCAACATGACTGTGGTGCATCAAGGTGAAGTGACCTTCCCGCCACCGGCGATCAGTGTCTCTGCGGCGCCGAAACAGGAAGCCGCGAAACCGGCGGCGAAGAAAGCCGAAGAGAAGAAACCGTCCAAGCTGAAATACTGGCTGGGTGCGCTGGGTTTGGTGCTGTTTGGTATGGCGGGTCATGCGGCGCCGCCGGAGTTCCTGTCACACTTTACCGTGTTTGTGCTGGCCTGTGTGGTCGGTTACTACGTGGTGTGGAATGTGACGCACTCACTGCATACGCCACTGATGTCCGTAACCAATGCGATTTCCGGCATCATCGTGGTAGGGGCGCTGTTGCAGATTGGCAGTGATTCCGGTCTGGTCAAAGGGCTGGCGTTCTTTGCCGTACTGATTGCCACTATCAACATCGTCGGTGGTTTCACCGTCACCCAGCGTATGCTGAAGATGTTCCGTAAAGGTTAA
- the murB gene encoding UDP-N-acetylmuramate dehydrogenase — translation MQPTTPFPLKPFNTFGLDVHARSGVILSSEHELDALRQNAWWSDSMPRLLIGEGSNILFTTDFDGLVIINRLKGITVQETEDSWLLHVAAGENWHQLIQWTLQHQMPGMENLALIPGTVGAAPVQNIGAYGVEFCQFCTYVDTWHFADGHRERYSAEQCQFGYRDSVFKHALHDQVIITAVGLQIPKQWKPVVAYGPLKVLGDNGSAEQIFDTVCTLRQSKLPEPSVLGNAGSFFKNPVVSAIQANELKNTYPMMPCFEAPDGQRKLAAGWLIEQAGLKGFSLGAAGVHREQALVLVNLGQASAAEILALAKYVADVVRQKFAIQLEPEVRFMGASGEINSLRAIQ, via the coding sequence ATGCAACCAACGACGCCATTCCCGCTGAAACCGTTTAATACCTTCGGTCTGGATGTTCATGCCCGAAGCGGTGTGATCCTCAGTAGCGAACACGAATTGGATGCATTGCGACAGAACGCGTGGTGGTCTGATTCGATGCCGCGGTTGTTGATTGGCGAAGGCAGTAATATTTTATTTACGACTGATTTTGATGGCTTAGTCATCATTAATCGGCTGAAAGGCATAACCGTTCAGGAAACAGAAGATAGCTGGTTATTGCATGTTGCGGCCGGAGAAAATTGGCATCAGCTGATTCAGTGGACACTGCAACACCAGATGCCTGGCATGGAGAATTTAGCGTTAATTCCCGGTACTGTGGGGGCGGCACCGGTCCAGAATATTGGTGCCTATGGTGTCGAGTTCTGTCAGTTCTGCACTTATGTCGATACCTGGCATTTTGCCGATGGGCATAGGGAGCGCTACAGTGCAGAACAATGCCAATTTGGTTATCGGGACAGTGTGTTTAAACATGCACTGCATGATCAGGTCATCATCACTGCGGTGGGGTTGCAGATCCCTAAGCAATGGAAACCGGTCGTGGCGTATGGCCCGCTTAAGGTGCTGGGCGATAACGGATCAGCCGAGCAAATTTTCGATACGGTGTGCACGCTCCGCCAAAGCAAATTACCCGAGCCTTCGGTTTTGGGGAATGCCGGTAGTTTCTTTAAAAATCCAGTAGTTAGTGCTATTCAGGCAAATGAGCTGAAAAATACTTATCCCATGATGCCTTGTTTTGAAGCACCAGACGGACAGCGAAAGCTGGCTGCTGGCTGGCTCATTGAGCAGGCTGGTCTGAAAGGGTTTAGTCTGGGAGCCGCAGGGGTTCATCGCGAACAGGCCTTGGTCTTGGTGAACTTGGGGCAAGCCAGCGCGGCGGAGATATTGGCACTGGCCAAATATGTGGCTGATGTTGTCCGGCAAAAATTTGCAATACAACTGGAGCCTGAAGTGCGTTTTATGGGCGCCTCCGGTGAAATTAATAGTCTGCGGGCTATCCAATGA
- the pntB gene encoding Re/Si-specific NAD(P)(+) transhydrogenase subunit beta, whose amino-acid sequence MSQGLVTASYIVAAVLFIASLAGLSKQETAKYGNLFGMTGMAIALIATIASPSVHGVIFILVAMVIGGTIGARLALKVEMTQMPELVAILHSFVGLAAVLVGYNSFIELLPANAAQQLVLPLNGSPAEIMAAAQAAINQLAQQTTNGPSHLSGAMLNIHLTEIFLGVFIGAVTFTGSIVAFGKLRGIISSKPLNIPHKHKLNLLAAMVSFALMLFFIHVNGSTFAILLMTLIALAFGWHLVASIGGADMPVVVSMLNSYSGWAAAAAGFMLSNDLLIVTGALVGSSGAILSYIMCKAMNRSFISVIAGGFGTDGSSSSSSSEEVGEYREMSPEDVADLLKNSSSVIITPGYGMAVAQAQYPVAEITQKLREKGIEVRFGIHPVAGRLPGHMNVLLAEAKVPYDIVLEMDEINEDFPQTDTVLVIGANDTVNPAAMEDPGSPIAGMPVLEVWKAQNVVVFKRSMNTGYAGVQNPLFFKENSHMCFGDAKATVEAILKAL is encoded by the coding sequence ATGTCTCAAGGTTTAGTTACTGCATCCTACATTGTGGCGGCAGTTCTGTTTATTGCCAGTCTCGCCGGGTTGTCAAAACAGGAGACCGCCAAATACGGTAACCTGTTTGGTATGACTGGGATGGCGATTGCGCTGATTGCAACCATCGCCAGCCCAAGCGTACATGGTGTGATTTTTATTCTGGTAGCGATGGTTATCGGGGGAACGATTGGTGCTCGTCTGGCACTGAAGGTCGAGATGACCCAGATGCCAGAGCTGGTTGCTATTCTGCACAGCTTCGTGGGCTTGGCGGCGGTTCTGGTGGGCTATAACAGCTTCATCGAACTGTTGCCTGCCAATGCGGCACAACAACTGGTGCTGCCACTGAACGGTTCACCGGCAGAAATCATGGCCGCCGCTCAGGCTGCCATCAATCAGCTGGCACAGCAAACCACTAATGGCCCGAGCCATCTGAGCGGCGCCATGCTGAACATCCACCTGACTGAAATCTTCTTAGGGGTGTTCATCGGTGCGGTGACCTTCACGGGTTCTATCGTGGCGTTCGGTAAACTGCGTGGCATCATCAGCTCCAAACCGCTGAACATTCCGCACAAGCACAAGCTGAATCTGCTGGCGGCCATGGTTTCTTTCGCGCTGATGCTGTTCTTCATCCATGTGAATGGTTCTACCTTCGCCATCCTTCTGATGACGCTGATTGCGCTGGCGTTTGGCTGGCATCTGGTGGCCTCTATCGGTGGTGCAGATATGCCGGTGGTGGTTTCCATGCTGAACTCCTACTCTGGCTGGGCAGCCGCTGCGGCGGGCTTCATGCTCTCGAATGACCTGCTGATTGTGACCGGTGCGCTGGTCGGTTCTTCAGGTGCCATCCTGTCTTACATCATGTGTAAGGCGATGAACCGTTCGTTCATCTCCGTTATCGCCGGTGGTTTCGGTACTGACGGCTCTTCTTCCTCTTCATCTTCTGAAGAAGTGGGCGAATACCGTGAAATGTCACCGGAAGATGTGGCGGATCTGCTGAAGAACTCCAGCTCCGTGATCATCACCCCGGGCTATGGTATGGCGGTGGCCCAAGCGCAATATCCGGTGGCAGAAATCACGCAGAAACTGCGCGAGAAGGGGATCGAGGTTCGCTTCGGTATTCACCCAGTGGCAGGTCGTCTGCCAGGCCACATGAACGTGCTGCTGGCGGAAGCAAAAGTGCCTTACGACATCGTGCTGGAAATGGACGAAATCAACGAAGACTTCCCGCAAACCGACACCGTACTGGTCATTGGTGCGAATGACACCGTGAACCCGGCGGCGATGGAAGATCCGGGCAGCCCGATTGCCGGCATGCCGGTGCTGGAAGTCTGGAAAGCGCAGAATGTGGTGGTGTTCAAACGTTCAATGAATACTGGTTACGCTGGTGTGCAGAACCCGCTGTTCTTCAAAGAAAACTCACACATGTGCTTCGGCGATGCGAAAGCCACGGTGGAAGCGATCCTGAAGGCGCTGTAA